The following are encoded in a window of Candidatus Ozemobacteraceae bacterium genomic DNA:
- a CDS encoding Clp1/GlmU family protein, with the protein MNYTIERDENHLLVGPAKFTVVSGAVEVIAAKLGAGKSLTVPVGKRVPILGLEKSQLEIEAGPDAVTKMEAGSIPAEWDKLAEEIAAEHKAGLLYTVMVLGEVDTGKTFFSTYLANRLIGKLGRTAILDCDTGQSDIGPCGSFGMLVMKEPCVFLTEEPPTHLYMLGAHSPNLHLVPALTGLAAMMKKARQEADALIIDTTGWVQGDGGRALKKAKLDIVEPEKVVLMQRGTELEHLVKHLPPERIVRLPVSKKASSTSQMERKHLRELVNVKYFKDARVFEIPFRQVITDRCFFMSGTKMELEGTFWAEKLSGWEGTFVVTSGPLMVEMTKKWPKDLGMVRNFISGEEKGLMIALLDANQDVLAIGRLETIDFLNNAFRIRAPFKGDTGRIRCIQMGSLKITEKGEEAGFLEPGSL; encoded by the coding sequence ATGAACTATACGATCGAACGGGATGAAAACCACCTGCTGGTCGGGCCGGCGAAGTTCACGGTCGTCTCGGGAGCCGTCGAGGTCATCGCGGCCAAACTCGGGGCCGGGAAAAGCCTGACGGTGCCGGTCGGGAAGCGCGTTCCCATTCTCGGTCTCGAGAAATCGCAGCTCGAGATCGAGGCGGGCCCTGACGCCGTCACGAAGATGGAAGCCGGCTCCATTCCCGCGGAATGGGACAAGCTCGCGGAAGAGATCGCGGCGGAGCACAAGGCCGGCCTGCTCTACACGGTGATGGTTCTCGGCGAGGTCGACACCGGGAAAACCTTCTTCAGCACGTATCTGGCGAACCGCCTGATCGGCAAGCTGGGCCGCACCGCGATTCTCGACTGCGACACCGGCCAGTCCGACATCGGCCCCTGCGGCTCGTTCGGCATGCTGGTGATGAAAGAGCCCTGCGTCTTCCTGACCGAGGAGCCGCCGACGCACCTCTACATGCTCGGCGCCCACTCGCCGAACCTGCACCTCGTTCCCGCGCTGACGGGCCTCGCGGCCATGATGAAGAAGGCGCGGCAGGAAGCGGACGCGCTGATCATCGACACCACCGGCTGGGTGCAGGGCGACGGCGGGCGGGCCCTCAAGAAGGCCAAGCTCGACATCGTCGAGCCGGAAAAGGTCGTGCTGATGCAGCGCGGCACCGAGCTCGAGCACCTGGTGAAGCACCTGCCGCCCGAGCGGATCGTGCGCCTGCCCGTATCGAAGAAGGCGTCGTCGACCTCGCAGATGGAACGCAAGCACCTCCGCGAACTGGTGAACGTCAAATACTTCAAGGACGCCCGGGTCTTCGAAATACCGTTCCGCCAGGTCATCACCGACCGCTGCTTCTTCATGAGCGGCACGAAGATGGAGCTCGAAGGCACCTTCTGGGCCGAAAAGCTCTCGGGGTGGGAGGGCACCTTCGTCGTGACCTCGGGCCCGCTCATGGTCGAAATGACCAAGAAGTGGCCCAAAGACCTCGGCATGGTGCGAAACTTCATCTCAGGGGAAGAGAAAGGCCTGATGATCGCCCTTCTCGACGCGAACCAGGACGTCCTCGCCATCGGACGCCTCGAGACGATCGACTTCCTGAACAACGCCTTCCGCATCCGCGCCCCCTTCAAGGGCGACACCGGCAGGATCCGCTGCATCCAGATGGGTTCCCTGAAAATCACCGAAAAAGGGGAAGAAGCCGGCTTCCTTGAACCCGGCTCCCTCTGA